A stretch of Lathyrus oleraceus cultivar Zhongwan6 chromosome 6, CAAS_Psat_ZW6_1.0, whole genome shotgun sequence DNA encodes these proteins:
- the LOC127097272 gene encoding embryonic abundant protein VF30.1 — MEFSHITVLALFCLAFVRTGAIPSGEDYWKYVWPNTPLPEAFSDLLLPYGKTNSLPIRVEELNQYSTLFFPHDLYPGKKIVLGNTQSVVKMVRPFTEPRQGVTDSIWLKNKERQSLDDFCNSPTAIGEHKHCVSSLESMIDHVISHFRTSKIKAISSTFDKNEDQYVVEEVKKVGENAVMCHRLNFKKVVFNCHQVRETTAYVVSLAAPDGSKAKALTVCHHDTRGMNPELLYEALKVSPGTVSVCHFIGNKAAAWVPNYSVDRPCVI, encoded by the exons ATGGAGTTTTCACATATCACGGTTTTGGCTCTCTTTTGT TTGGCTTTTGTGAGAACCGGTGCCATACCATCCGGAGAAGATTATTGGAAATATGTGTGGCCAAACACTCCTCTCCCTGAGGCTTTTTCAGATCTTTTGCTTCCTT ATGGAAAAACTAATAGCCTACCCATTAGAGTCGAAGAATTAAACCAATACTCAACACTTTTTTTTCCACATGATCTTTATCCTGGAAAGAAAATAGTATTGGGTAACACTCAGTCTGTTGTAAAGATGGTGCGGCCCTTCACAGAACCAAGACAAGGTGTGACTGATTCCATATGGCTGAAGAATAAAGAAAGACAAAGTCTGGATGACTTTTGTAATAGTCCAACTGCTATAGGAGAACACAAACATTGTGTATCATCTTTAGAATCTATGATTGATCATGTCATTTCACATTTTAGAACATCAAAGATTAAGGCTATTTCAAGTACCTTCGACAAAAATGAAGACCAATATGTTGTGGAGGAAGTAAAAAAAGTTGGTGAAAATGCAGTGATGTGTCATCGATTGAATTTTAAAAAAGTTGTATTCAATTGCCACCAAGTGCGTGAAACAACCGCTTACGTGGTCTCGTTGGCAGCACCTGATGGAAGCAAAGCAAAGGCTTTAACCGTTTGTCATCATGATACAAGAGGTATGAATCCTGAGTTGCTTTACGAAGCTCTCAAAGTCAGCCCTGGAACTGTTTCTGTTTGCCATTTCATTGGCAATAAGGCTGCTGCTTGGGTGCCTAATTATTCTGTTGATCGTCCTTGTGTCATCTAG